A genomic region of Zygotorulaspora mrakii chromosome 7, complete sequence contains the following coding sequences:
- the RPC10 gene encoding DNA-directed RNA polymerase core subunit RPC10 (similar to Saccharomyces cerevisiae RPC10 (YHR143W- A); ancestral locus Anc_2.87), whose protein sequence is MSREGFQIPVNLDAAAAGTSQAKTATLKYICAECSATLSLSRTDPVRCKECGHRILLKARTKRMVQFEAR, encoded by the coding sequence ATGTCTCGCGAAGGATTTCAGATTCCTGTTAATTTAGATGCAGCTGCTGCCGGTACCTCGCAAGCTAAGACTGCtactttgaaatatatctGTGCCGAGTGCTCTGCGACCTTGTCGCTGTCCAGAACAGACCCGGTGCGTTGTAAGGAGTGTGGTCACAGAATTCTGCTAAAAGCCAGAACAAAGAGAATGGTTCAATTTGAAGCAAGGTAG
- the FMP41 gene encoding Fmp41p (similar to Saccharomyces cerevisiae YNL168C; ancestral locus Anc_2.85) produces MSYQYLKAARKIICIGRNYAAHIKELNNATPKQPFFFLKPSSSIITPINQLNACKSLPKNSSYHGLNDNGTNPSPIFAPHGVVIHHEIELALVIDKYISNVEANEFHASDVFDAISGISLALDLTARNVQDEAKKKGLPWSIGKGFDTFLPISEFIPKAKLIKDRDNLQDVFRLTCAVNNFKRQDGTTNLMLTPLHKIIQHISTMISLEPGDIILTGTPAGVGELHPGDEIRCKLLYRDSELIDMSFGCEKRPGPYVYRET; encoded by the coding sequence ATGAGCTATCAGTATTTGAAAGCTGCCAGAAAAATTATCTGTATAGGTCGTAATTACGCCGCTCATATCAAGGAGCTAAACAATGCAACTCCTAAGCagcctttttttttcctaaAACCCAGTTCAAGTATCATAACCCCAATTaatcaattgaatgctTGCAAAAGTCTCCCCAAGAATTCTAGTTATCATGGATTAAATGATAATGGGACAAATCCGTCCCCCATTTTTGCTCCTCACGGAGTCGTTATTCATCATGAGATTGAGTTGGCATTAGTTATCGATAAGTACATTTCTAATGTTGAAGCTAACGAATTTCATGCAAGTGATGTCTTTGACGCTATTAGCGGGATATCATTAGCTCTCGATTTGACGGCAAGAAACGTACAGGATGAagcaaagaagaaaggtTTACCATGGTCCATTGGTAAGGGGTTTGATACTTTTTTACCTATTTCAGAATTTATTCCTAAAGCCAAATTGATAAAGGATAGGGATAATTTGCAGGATGTATTCAGGCTAACTTGTGCAgtcaataatttcaaaaggcAAGATGGGACAACAAATTTAATGCTAACTCCACTCCACAAGATAATTCAGCATATCTCAACGATGATATCATTGGAACCTGGCGATATCATCCTCACTGGAACACCTGCTGGTGTAGGTGAATTGCATCCTGGCGATGAAATTCGATGTAAGCTACTTTATCGTGATTCAGAATTGATTGATATGTCTTTTGGTTGCGAGAAGAGACCCGGACCCTACGTTTATAGGGAAACATAG
- the DCD1 gene encoding deoxycytidine monophosphate deaminase (similar to Saccharomyces cerevisiae DCD1 (YHR144C); ancestral locus Anc_2.84), with protein sequence MLVAVSGTKFSGVDVTIQVLVEDHGFKMLDHNENEEKILDYATKFYQTNMVIRCEKLKLLNVLEKRPFFVHLSIDASLHLRVSLIQKELQEFNIENFIDIIDRFDYDPDSIKLREQAHFKFKIVDKDITTLRFRLSKSMGEQLQMLQNTNSKELKPPLRPDWDTYFMKLATLAASRSNCMKRRVGCVIVRDRRVIATGYNGTPRHLTNCFNGGCPRCNSGDSHSLHSCLCLHAEENALLEAGRDRIGPNAILYCDTCPCLTCSVKIVQTGIREVVYSQTYRMDEESLKVLKAGGVRIRQFSFAQEPRIINV encoded by the coding sequence ATGTTAGTTGCTGTTAGCGGGACGAAATTTAGCGGGGTAGACGTAACAATTCAGGTATTGGTTGAAGACCATGGTTTTAAAATGCTTGATCACAACGAGAATGAAGAGAAGATACTCGATTACGCTACAAAATTTTACCAAACAAATATGGTGATTCGTTGCGAAAAGCTAAAGCTCCTGAATGTTTTAGAAAAGCGCCCATTCTTTGTCCACCTTTCGATTGATGCCTCGTTGCATTTACGGGTGAGTCTAATACAAAAAGAGCTACAAGAGTttaatattgaaaatttcataGATATTATTGATCGTTTTGATTATGACCCTGACTCTATTAAGTTGCGCGAGCAGGCTCATTTTAAGTTCAAGATTGTCGATAAAGATATCACTACGTTACGTTTTCGACTTTCTAAATCAATGGGGGAGCAGCTACAAATGCTACAAAATACGAATtccaaagaattgaaaccaCCATTGAGACCAGATTGGGATACGTACTTCATGAAATTGGCAACGTTGGCGGCATCCCGTTCCAACTgtatgaaaagaagagtaGGTTGTGTAATTGTACGGGACCGTAGAGTTATCGCAACGGGATATAATGGAACCCCTCGTCATTTGACTAATTGCTTTAATGGAGGATGCCCACGTTGTAACAGCGGAGATTCCCATTCTTTGCATAGCTGTCTATGTCTTCATGCGGAGGAAAATGCACTGCTCGAAGCAGGTAGAGATAGAATCGGTCCCAATGCAATTTTATATTGCGATACTTGCCCGTGTCTAACATGTTCAGTTAAAATTGTGCAAACAGGCATTCGGGAAGTCGTGTATAGTCAGACATACCGAATGGATGAAGAAAGTCTTAAGGTGTTAAAGGCTGGAGGAGTAAGGATTAGACAGTTCAGCTTTGCTCAAGAGCCTAGGATAATAAATGTATGA
- the BNI5 gene encoding Bni5p (similar to Saccharomyces cerevisiae BNI5 (YNL166C); ancestral locus Anc_2.88), with translation MAIDQEAIKKRFSQIEDDINSMNKMIDDNLQIYETGKRNHESKSEPEPTTEAASAGEVAGVTIVSVSPKEFSEVTASVANTFIGNSLRKDSEGEIKEANRPSTGTLAKNDVSDPVATRETSEKPVTTETSTAQGPVEIVGKDSLNTALQQAAPETGDAILQTAARDPTPKVDKETVKPSVQPSESTQPTRIAERPPVKNITSKAVEHTTNTSEDFKDRSRASVEKASSLTSSQAETTTTQIFLPKNSQPDSSIGSPPSTPTTPSLRRSTNPFRVISVGNTSHDVSSRKSSKSSMENESNCVEPTSNTAKLERRLDYLTKKCSKLQKEIAYLHDMSNQTTLPIDDKRKLIEAIGKLQEYQDLKTKEKYEIGVQLSRQLRKDIDRGENGQFWVGTK, from the coding sequence ATGGCAATTGATCAAGAGGCTATTAAAAAGAGATTCTCTCAGATCGAAGATGACATAAACAGCATGAATAAAATGATCGACGACAATTTGCAAATATATGAAACTGGTAAACGCAATCACGAGTCCAAATCAGAACCAGAGCCTACAACGGAAGCTGCAAGTGCCGGGGAAGTTGCTGGGGTGACAATAGTTTCCGTCAGTCCCAAGGAGTTCTCCGAGGTGACAGCCAGTGTGGCGAACACTTTTATTGGAAACTCATTAAGAAAGGACAGCGAAGGTGAAATCAAGGAGGCCAACAGACCTTCAACTGGGACGTTGGCTAAAAATGATGTGTCCGATCCTGTAGCAACACGTGAGACAAGTGAGAAGCCAGTCACGACAGAGACGAGTACCGCGCAAGGTCCCGTGGAAATAGTTGGCAAGGACTCCTTGAACACAGCTCTTCAACAGGCTGCGCCAGAAACGGGAGATGCCATTCTCCAAACTGCAGCTCGAGACCCCACTCCAAAAGTGGATAAAGAGACGGTAAAGCCAAGTGTTCAACCGTCCGAATCAACGCAGCCTACACGTATAGCTGAAAGGCCGCCCGTCAAGAACATAACATCAAAAGCAGTGGAACATACCACCAATACTTCGGAAGATTTCAAGGACCGCAGCCGTGCCTCGGTCGAAAAAGCGTCCTCCCTGACTTCCTCGCAGGCAGAAACAACAACCACACAGATATTTTTGCCCAAGAATAGCCAGCCAGACAGCAGCATAGGTTCTCCTCCCTCGACGCCGACCACACCGAGTTTGCGACGGTCAACAAACCCCTTCAGAGTCATTTCCGTTGGCAACACCAGTCATGACGTTTCCAGTCgtaaatcttcaaaatccTCAATGGAGAACGAATCAAATTGTGTAGAGCCTACCAGCAACACGGCAAAGTTGGAAAGAAGACTCGACTACCTTACCAAGAAATGCTCAAAGTTGCAAAAGGAAATTGCCTACTTACACGACATGAGCAACCAAACTACATTGCCGATCGACGACAAGAGAAAGCTAATAGAAGCGATTGGCAAACTACAAGAGTATCAGGACCTCAAAACGAAGGAGAAATACGAAATTGGCGTACAGCTCAGTAGACAGCTCAGAAAAGATATTGATCGCGGTGAAAACGGTCAATTTTGGGTCGGCACTAAATAA
- the IBD2 gene encoding Ibd2p (similar to Saccharomyces cerevisiae IBD2 (YNL164C); ancestral locus Anc_2.91): protein MQYPAKKVNFPIDMNNKRPTPLNMLMQQSMEVLTKVVTRKLQDSGKIPYTNGPLQVSFEGKGISPESFGGNECDIQNLAIDNLSLDGDSDREVIDVENESNYHIFPSDSKKSKAGTTVEENDLDCEIDDSELHLDEDEGDIIFDYGTQEITGSPTEIGEHITQMLESALPNGFEHDGQGRLHGVVNGDELTITEQEFAEAMNSLQKIQTMKHRNRMSTSRSSIEPVSESESLEGKTEESRSNTQPEGENVVENEKISATHSHSNNPGHSHRPNHSHNHNQNNNHNHNHNHNHNHHHNRDVSERTMGSTKNRRRHDYDYPPTSTRRAPDFGSLLSEKTSLCLFCEYYMVFGEPPRNMIKWYNRTYEYDSLPRKHEPQHNHQHKRKR from the coding sequence ATGCAATATCCagcaaaaaaagtaaatttTCCAATAGACATGAATAATAAGAGACCCACACCACTTAATATGTTAATGCAGCAGAGTATGGAAGTGCTCACCAAGGTTGTGACCCGTAAACTGCAGGATTCGGGGAAAATTCCGTACACGAATGGACCTCTGCAAGTCTCTTTTGAGGGCAAAGGCATTTCGCCTGAGAGTTTTGGCGGCAATGAATgtgatattcaaaatttggctATAGACAACCTTTCTCTAGACGGTGATTCTGATAGGGAAGTGATAGATGTGGAAAATGAGAGTAATTATCATATATTTCCTTCAGATTCTAAGAAAAGTAAAGCAGGAACAACAGTAGAAGAGAATGATCTTGATTGTGAGATAGATGATTCAGAGCTACATTTGGATGAAGACGAGGGAGATATAATATTTGATTATGGAACGCAGGAAATAACGGGGTCACCTACGGAGATAGGAGAGCATATTACACAGATGCTGGAATCTGCACTACCCAACGGTTTTGAACATGACGGGCAGGGTCGATTACATGGAGTGGTGAATGGTGACGAATTGACAATAACTGAACAAGAGTTTGCGGAGGCTATGAATAGTTtacagaaaattcaaacaatGAAGCATCGTAATCGAATGAGTACGAGTCGAAGTAGTATCGAGCCCGTTTCCGAGAGTGAGTCGCTTGAAGGGAAAACGGAAGAGTCACGTAGTAACACACAGCCAGAAGGAGAAAACGTTGTAGAAAACGAAAAGATCTCAGCCACACACTCACATAGCAATAACCCGGGACATTCTCACAGACCGAACCACAGTCACAATCataatcaaaataataatcaTAATCACAATCATAATCATAATCATAACCATCATCACAATCGTGACGTTTCCGAGAGAACCATGGGATCTACAAAAAACAGAAGAAGGCATGATTACGACTATCCACCAACCTCCACGAGACGCGCTCCTGATTTCGGGTCATTACTGAGCGAAAAGACCTCTTTGTGCTTGTTTTGTGAGTACTACATGGTATTCGGTGAGCCACCTCGGAACATGATCAAATGGTACAATAGAACATATGAATACGATTCGCTGCCGAGAAAGCACGAACCGCAGCACAATCATCAGCACAAACGCAAGCGTTGA
- a CDS encoding uncharacterized protein (similar to Saccharomyces cerevisiae YNL165W; ancestral locus Anc_2.89) produces MRYFLGHHHTHNPRSDQGVRDRQLPQESEMDLNDQSTVFDGADNNNPDFDRITISTTTSESETIGDLRRQGFVNRCPRFNAIRTMPLTSIVLSKGFFCFPSEASFMKYLDNKRKFNELETTSGLGIPLYHALPLGVVKTLFSRNAPDIKIYKYVLINTEKEKPPIDGTFISQNGSFVLYKYLFCAVYQNILDDYSRIETRMEFYKQHETDPSIEAVRMANYVQRRNTDAKLNGLNLRWYGTTGFASPFGSGNLKLFVLDDKMPSFVDQQTRKEYDEYSAKYNGRRLGQMPIWALYSDSSSTVIPKRRTLRLATLEIGELKNNDAAFSEGILDIPWETEAVACMCMVLHEYESRKDKRTGKFGAPPAIGMQF; encoded by the coding sequence ATGCGATACTTCTTAGGTCACCATCATACGCATAACCCTAGATCTGACCAGGGGGTCAGAGATCGACAGTTGCCTCAGGAGAGTGAGATGGATCTGAATGATCAATCGACAGTTTTCGACGGTGCTGATAATAACAACCCGGACTTCGATCGCATAACTATAAGCACCACAACGTCTGAGAGTGAAACAATTGGCGATCTGCGAAGACAGGGATTTGTAAATAGGTGTCCCCGATTTAACGCCATACGGACCATGCCATTGACATCAATAGTACTATCGAAGGGGTTCTTCTGCTTTCCTAGTGAAGCATCCTTTATGAAGTACCTCGACAACAAGCGGAAGTTCAATGAATTGGAAACGACAAGTGGGTTAGGTATACCCCTTTACCATGCCCTTCCCTTGGGAGTTGTGAAAACACTATTCAGTCGCAATGCACCGGACATAAAAATATACAAATATGTATTAATAAACActgagaaagaaaagccTCCCATTGACGGAACGTTCATATCTCAAAATGGATCATTCGTACTTTACAAGTACTTGTTTTGTGCtgtatatcaaaatatcttAGATGACTATAGCAGAATCGAAACAAGAATGGAATTTTACAAGCAGCATGAGACAGACCCTTCAATTGAAGCTGTACGAATGGCTAACTATGtccaaagaagaaataccGACGCTAAACTGAATGGTCTCAATTTGCGGTGGTACGGCACTACGGGCTTCGCTTCACCCTTTGGAAGTGGTAACTTAAAGCTGTTTGTACTCGATGATAAAATGCCATCATTCGTGGATCAacaaacaagaaaagaatatgaTGAATACTCGGCAAAATACAATGGCAGAAGATTGGGGCAAATGCCAATATGGGCACTGTACTCGGATTCATCCTCTACAGTAATACCAAAAAGACGTACTTTAAGGCTAGCCACTCTTGAAATTGGAGAGCTAAAGAACAATGACGCTGCCTTTTCGGAGGGAATACTCGATATTCCCTGGGAAACTGAAGCTGTGGCATGCATGTGCATGGTTTTGCATGAATACGAGtcaagaaaagacaaaagaaCTGGGAAATTCGGAGCTCCTCCTGCGATAGGAATGCAATTTTAG
- the SKO1 gene encoding Sko1p (similar to Saccharomyces cerevisiae SKO1 (YNL167C); ancestral locus Anc_2.86), which translates to MSSTTKGMDSNSSKSVSTFDLEPNPFEQSFASTKEPRPRGPSFELDNGSRGAAIQKLEGVDVVPNESVSATVVSSNANANVIGNTTGSPLNSEVVENSTMRHYDGAEKGKLSSLMYGAERPNIHSPPQLTPGGSNRLPPILLSPSYMQHNAISGSGLNGVPHHQLTGHVPLATSLPTNMSSGATTAESLKTGYFVNLPKTGLTPNESSMRTGLTPILGTGHNLVHHPPFNTLPSFSNVKPEPNFHDVENNRQKQMNNTNSNSLELSNSDTVHTAEAATLTPGLGSMLGLTNNPTSSQLNSAIHVNENGIIRDSDKRSVKQEGRSSITKLTAAKVPLATAVPIDPAGSIMNKTKTKSFSAGSPPQNNVRKRKSSSFSKTSRTHKKNQNSAAESPQYDNVSKENSDDDDQERKRKEFLERNRVAASKFRRRKKEYIKKVEVDLKFYESEYDDMSQAIDKLCGIAQKSGYTNENKSLIAMLETTITKSDVPSSLSILAHIKQVLQETRYFQRGGVNPRGENLQHDSDDEDRHPSDQGTSIRGRSRQASTSSGTGQRKNSLDDYNGMNSRRAIMAIANQSNSSESNTSFSTDTTTMSSNSKKDAETGGFLPVSISGSKGMPKNPIASAIGTISTLPNVINGTQVISLPANELAVGTKAMSGQRQNSFSDLTSDSVKLATKLEKFPNST; encoded by the coding sequence ATGTCCAGCACAACGAAGGGAATGGACTCTAATTCATCGAAGAGTGTTTCTACATTTGATTTAGAACCAAACCCATTCGAGCAAAGCTTTGCATCAACTAAAGAACCAAGGCCCAGAGGCCCCAGTTTCGAGTTGGATAATGGTAGCAGAGGAGCGGCTATTCAAAAGCTGGAGGGCGTTGACGTGGTGCCGAACGAGAGCGTGTCAGCCACTGTAGTCAGTTCCAATGCCAATGCCAATGTTATTGGGAATACTACAGGGTCCCCTCTGAACAGTGAAGTCGTGGAAAATAGCACGATGAGACACTATGATGGTGCGGAAAAGGGTAAGTTGTCTTCGTTGATGTACGGAGCAGAGAGACCCAATATACATTCACCGCCGCAATTGACTCCGGGTGGTAGTAATAGACTACCACCCATTTTACTATCTCCATCGTATATGCAGCATAATGCAATTTCTGGATCTGGTCTCAATGGAGTGCCACATCACCAGCTCACAGGACATGTTCCGCTCGCAACGTCTCTTCCAACAAATATGAGTAGTGGAGCCACCACAGCGGAAAGCTTAAAAACCGGCTATTTCGTCAACCTTCCCAAGACAGGCCTTACTCCCAACGAGTCAAGTATGAGAACAGGTTTGACTCCCATTCTCGGTACAGGCCATAATCTGGTTCATCATCCACCTTTTAATACATTACCATCCTTCAGCAACGTCAAACCAGAACCTAATTTTCACGATGTAGAAAATAACCGTCAAAAACAGATGAACAacacaaattcaaattctttggaGCTATCGAATAGTGATACAGTGCATACCGCGGAAGCAGCAACTCTTACCCCCGGACTCGGTTCAATGTTGGGATTGACGAACAATCCGACAAGCTCACAATTAAATAGCGCGATACATGTTAATGAAAATGGCATTATCAGGGACAGCGACAAGAGAAGTGTCAAGCAAGAGGGAAGAAGCAGTATTACAAAACTAACAGCAGCAAAAGTACCACTGGCAACGGCAGTACCAATAGACCCAGCTGGATCAATCatgaacaaaacaaaaacgaAATCTTTCAGTGCAGGATCACCTCCACAGAACAACGtacgaaaaagaaaatccTCAAGCTTTAGTAAAACTTCCAGAACAcataaaaagaatcaaaataGTGCTGCAGAGTCACCCCAGTACGATAATGTTAGCAAAGAGAAtagtgatgatgacgatcAGGAACGGAAACGAAAAGAATTTTTAGAGAGGAATCGTGTAGCTGCCTCAAAGTTTcggagaagaaaaaaggaataCATAAAAAAGGTAGAGGTAgacttgaaattttatGAATCCGAATATGATGACATGTCTCAAGCGATTGATAAACTATGTGGCATTGCGCAGAAGTCTGGATacacaaatgaaaataaatcttTGATAGCAATGTTGGAAACAACCATAACTAAAAGTGACGTGCCATCATCTTTGTCAATCTTAGCTCACATTAAACAAGTACTCCAGGAGACGAGATATTTCCAACGTGGAGGAGTGAACCCCAGAGGGGAAAACTTACAGCATGActctgatgatgaggataGACATCCATCAGATCAAGGAACGTCGATCAGAGGTAGAAGCAGACAAGCAAGCACTTCATCGGGAACAGGACAACGTAAAAACTCCCTCGACGATTATAATGGAATGAATTCAAGACGAGCAATCATGGCAATTGCAAATCAGTCAAATAGCTCAGAGTCAAACACATCCTTCAGTACAGACACTACTACTATGTCGTCTAACAGTAAAAAAGATGCGGAAACAGGTGGATTTTTGCCAGTATCAATTTCTGGGTCAAAGGGAATGCCAAAAAATCCAATTGCAAGCGCAATAGGAACAATAAGCACTCTGCCTAATGTCATAAATGGTACGCAGGTAATATCCTTGCCGGCCAATGAATTAGCAGTCGGTACTAAAGCGATGTCTGGACAACGACAGAATTCATTTAGTGACTTAACGTCAGATTCCGTCAAATTAGCTacaaaactggaaaaatttCCGAACTCGACCTAG
- the DSE2 gene encoding Dse2p (similar to Saccharomyces cerevisiae DSE2 (YHR143W); ancestral locus Anc_2.90) produces MKFQLPYIATCAALISSIANGEVRLFTSNGVVYSYAVITSTISPPSVYVETLYYTTTRVREVTLDNSQVTSTTEEIVRTSTYSTSNTDAPTQVLSATFSSTSSRSAATSQIPSSRSISTLQPASTISLSSVTSSVLPSSSVVSSSSIENSPQSSLSLISSSGSHSISSTPSVTDSASSSTTSTSTITSIPSSSDPYTTVTGNDGTCSVYYDDEDYYSTVYLTDSNQSVDAATTLTHTMTVYTTSTLL; encoded by the coding sequence ATGAAATTCCAATTACCGTATATCGCCACATGTGCAGctttgatttcatcaatcGCGAATGGTGAAGTCAGACTATTCACATCTAACGGCGTTGTCTACAGTTATGCTGTCATCACTAGTACAATTAGCCCTCCAAGTGTTTACGTCGAAACATTGTACTATACTACCACTCGAGTAAGAGAGGTCACTTTAGATAATTCGCAAGTAACATCAACGACAGAGGAAATTGTGAGAACATCTACCTATTCGACTTCCAATACTGATGCACCAACACAGGTCTTGTCCGCTACTTTCTCATCAACAAGTAGCAGAAGCGCCGCAACTAGTCAAATACCAAGTTCGAGATCAATATCCACACTGCAGCCGGCCTCAACAATCTCTCTTTCAAGCGTCACGTCAAGCGTTTTGCCTTCTTCGTCTGTTGTCTCCAGTTCTTCAATCGAGAACAGTCCTCAAAGCAGTTTATCGCTAATTTCAAGTTCGGGCTCTCACTCCATTAGTTCAACACCATCAGTTACAGATTCCGCATCAAGTTCTACTACAAGCACCAGCACAATTACAAGTATCCCATCATCTTCAGATCCATACACAACAGTGACTGGTAACGATGGAACATGTTCGGTATATTACGATGATGAGGACTATTATAGTACAGTATATCTAACTGATTCCAACCAATCTGTAGATGCTGCTACAACTCTAACACACACGATGACTGTCTACACAACTTCTACGCTTCTGTAG
- the PSD1 gene encoding phosphatidylserine decarboxylase 1 (similar to Saccharomyces cerevisiae PSD1 (YNL169C); ancestral locus Anc_2.83), with product MFHVEKALIQGRAMVKMPMGSLGTKIQLGNRTSSLLWKRKFSAKGLMNQRQRTEEMVSRAHAGGPNSVMKWAVLTGVTIVLGTIILRSQSPNGSSRADEEEGDSAKLKRKPRVQIFNNDWIFFCYSTLPLNAISRLWGQVNSLDLPVWMRPWGFKCYSYLFGVNLDEMEDPDLRHYSNLSEFFYRNIQPNARPIYPGHNAIICPSDGKVLQIGIIDSDSGEIEQVKGLTYSIRDFLGTHSQPSVSRSQSTVDLVPDEEKHKEFARVNNFRLSDPSGNESEHYIEVKNEGDKTVEESKPTMSKTVGLLNELSLNPDLYGKPYNEPKDTQLFFAVIYLAPGDYHHFHSPVNWVCKIRRHFPGDLFSVAPYFQRNFPNLFVLNERVALLGNWKHGFFSMTPVGATNVGSIKLNFDKELKTNVKRKRHSEPHACYEATYGNASRILGGMPLTKGEELGGFMLGSTVVLCFEAPKSFKFKVKDGDKVKMGQELGTVH from the coding sequence ATGTTTCATGTGGAAAAGGCACTAATCCAAGGAAGAGCCATGGTAAAAATGCCAATGGGCAGTCTAGGAACCAAGATCCAGCTGGGAAACAGGACTTCGTCGCTGCTATGGAAGCGGAAATTCTCGGCTAAAGGTCTTATGAACCAGAGGCAGAGGACGGAAGAGATGGTATCGCGGGCGCATGCAGGAGGACCTAATTCTGTCATGAAATGGGCTGTTTTAACAGGTGTAACCATCGTACTGGGCACAATAATTCTGAGATCACAGTCTCCGAATGGGTCATCGAGGGCcgatgaagaggaaggtGACTCTGCAAAGTTGAAACGCAAACCAAGggttcaaatttttaataatGATTGGATCTTTTTCTGCTATTCAACATTGCCATTGAATGCCATATCTAGGTTATGGGGACAGGTCAATTCGTTGGATCTTCCGGTATGGATGAGGCCATGGGGTTTTAAGTGCTATTCCTACTTGTTTGGTGTTAATCTGGACGAAATGGAAGACCCAGATTTGAGGCACTATTCGAACTTGTCAGAGTTTTTCTATCGTAACATTCAACCGAATGCCAGACCAATATATCCTGGTCATAATGCAATAATTTGTCCTAGTGATGGTAAGGTTTTACAAATTGGCATAATTGATTCAGATAGTGGTGAAATTGAGCAAGTGAAGGGGCTTACTTACTCTATCAGAGATTTTTTGGGCACTCATTCCCAGCCATCAGTGTCAAGAAGTCAGTCTACTGTTGATTTAGTACCTGATGAGGAGAAACATAAAGAGTTTGCCAGAGTTAACAATTTTAGGCTTTCTGATCCTAGCGGTAATGAATCAGAACATTACATAGAGGTTAAGAATGAGGGTGATAAAACAGTCGAAGAATCAAAGCCAACTATGTCAAAAACTGTTGGTCTACTAAATGAACTATCCCTCAATCCTGATCTATACGGTAAGCCTTATAATGAACCAAAAGACACACAACTGTTTTTCGCTGTTATATATTTAGCGCCTGGagattatcatcattttcactCACCGGTCAATTGGGTTTGTAAGATACGTCGTCATTTTCCAGGAGACTTATTCTCTGTGGCTCCATACTTTCAAAGGAATTTCCCAAACCTATTTGTTCTCAATGAGCGTGTTGCACTTTTAGGTAATTGGAAACACGGTTTTTTTAGCATGACGCCCGTTGGTGCAACAAACGTTGGATCCATCAAGTTGAATTTCGATAAAGAGCTGAAAACAAAtgtcaaaagaaaaagacacaGTGAACCTCATGCCTGTTATGAAGCCACCTATGGAAATGCAAGCAGGATTTTAGGTGGCATGCCGCTCACCAAAGGTGAAGAACTGGGTGGTTTCATGCTTGGTAGTACTGTGGTCTTGTGCTTCGAAGCACCAAAAAGTTTCAAGTTTAAAGTTAAAGACGGCGATAAAGTGAAAATGGGTCAAGAGTTGGGCACCGTCCATTGA